A region from the Agrobacterium cucumeris genome encodes:
- the znuB gene encoding zinc ABC transporter permease subunit ZnuB — translation MFDDFFVRAMVAGIGVALTAGPLGCFVVWRRMAYFGDTMAHSALLGVALSLLLQLNLIISVFLVASAVSILLIFLQRRQALSSDALLGILSHSALAIGLVIVAFMSWVRIDLVSFLFGDILAVTRSDIALIWGGGLVVIVSMVFLWRSLLASTVNTELAEAEGLNPERAKLIFTLLMALVIAIAMKVVGIMLITSLLIIPAATARRFSATPEVMAVVASLIGAIAVIGGLFGSLTYDTPSGPSIVVAAVILFVISLLPAPGFSRSADEGGKS, via the coding sequence ATGTTTGACGATTTCTTCGTTCGCGCCATGGTCGCCGGCATCGGCGTTGCCCTTACCGCCGGGCCTCTCGGCTGTTTCGTCGTCTGGCGGCGCATGGCCTATTTCGGGGATACGATGGCCCATTCGGCGCTGCTTGGCGTCGCGCTCTCGCTGCTGTTGCAGCTCAACCTCATCATCAGCGTCTTTCTGGTGGCGTCCGCTGTTTCGATCCTGCTGATTTTTCTGCAGCGGCGGCAGGCACTGTCGTCCGACGCATTGCTTGGCATCCTGTCCCATTCGGCTCTCGCCATTGGCCTTGTCATCGTCGCCTTCATGAGCTGGGTGCGTATCGATCTCGTCTCGTTCCTGTTCGGCGATATTCTTGCTGTCACCCGCAGCGATATCGCGCTGATCTGGGGCGGCGGGCTGGTGGTCATCGTCTCCATGGTGTTCCTGTGGCGGTCGCTGCTCGCCTCCACCGTCAATACCGAACTGGCTGAAGCCGAAGGGCTGAACCCGGAGCGGGCGAAGCTCATCTTCACGCTGTTGATGGCGCTGGTGATCGCCATTGCGATGAAGGTGGTCGGCATCATGCTCATCACCTCGCTGCTGATCATACCGGCTGCCACCGCCAGACGTTTTTCCGCCACGCCGGAGGTGATGGCGGTGGTCGCTTCGCTGATTGGCGCCATTGCCGTTATCGGCGGCCTGTTCGGCTCGCTGACCTATGATACGCCGTCCGGCCCCTCCATCGTGGTTGCCGCGGTGATCCTGTTCGTTATAAGCCTGTTGCCGGCGCCGGGTTTTTCCCGCTCCGCGGATGAAGGAGGCAAATCATGA
- a CDS encoding fumarylacetoacetate hydrolase family protein, with protein sequence MAATVIPAPKPVLLPVEGTGEMFPVRRVYCVGRNYADHAIEMGHDPSREPPFYFQKNPDNLLPAGNDFPYPSLSSNVHYEVECVVVLKSGGADIPAAEALNHVWGYAVGIDMTRRDLQEGLKKMGRSWEGAKAFEYSAPVSAIVPADKIGHPATGTIWLDVNGERKQTGDLAQMIWKVPEVIAELSKLFTLAAGDVIMTGTPAGVGPIVRGDRIDCGVDGVGTLSVTVA encoded by the coding sequence ATGGCCGCCACCGTCATCCCCGCCCCGAAACCCGTTCTCCTGCCCGTTGAAGGCACAGGCGAGATGTTCCCCGTGCGGCGGGTCTATTGCGTTGGCCGCAATTATGCCGATCACGCCATCGAGATGGGCCACGATCCGTCGCGCGAGCCCCCCTTTTATTTCCAGAAGAACCCGGACAATCTTCTGCCCGCCGGCAATGATTTCCCCTATCCGTCGCTGTCCTCGAACGTGCATTACGAGGTTGAATGCGTCGTGGTGCTGAAAAGCGGCGGCGCGGATATTCCGGCTGCCGAGGCCCTGAACCATGTCTGGGGTTATGCCGTCGGCATCGACATGACCCGCCGCGACCTGCAGGAAGGGCTGAAGAAGATGGGCCGTTCCTGGGAAGGCGCCAAGGCGTTTGAATATTCCGCCCCGGTTTCCGCCATCGTTCCCGCGGACAAGATCGGCCATCCCGCGACCGGCACAATCTGGCTTGATGTCAATGGCGAGCGCAAGCAGACGGGCGATCTCGCACAGATGATCTGGAAGGTGCCGGAAGTGATCGCCGAGCTTTCCAAGCTCTTCACGCTTGCCGCCGGTGACGTGATCATGACCGGCACGCCGGCCGGCGTTGGTCCGATCGTGCGCGGTGACCGCATCGACTGCGGCGTCGATGGTGTCGGTACGCTGTCCGTCACGGTCGCCTGA
- a CDS encoding GNAT family N-acetyltransferase, producing the protein MNMIETERLRLRLWRDDHFEAFAAMQSDPEVMVDQGGPADEARSREKFERYRMAEREQGIARWAVENPDGLFLGYAGVMPRLSEDHPLGPHHEIGWRFIRQAWGKGYATESAKAALTHATGYAGIAGIIAYTSPDNFRSRAVMSRLGLIREPSRDFSMPNHTDREWRGLVWVAPWSRPVQTE; encoded by the coding sequence ATGAATATGATCGAGACGGAACGTTTGCGCCTGCGCCTTTGGCGGGACGACCATTTTGAAGCCTTCGCCGCAATGCAATCCGATCCGGAGGTGATGGTCGATCAGGGCGGCCCGGCGGACGAGGCGCGGAGCAGGGAAAAATTCGAGCGCTACCGCATGGCAGAGCGCGAACAGGGCATCGCCCGCTGGGCTGTTGAAAATCCCGATGGCCTGTTTCTCGGTTATGCCGGCGTCATGCCGCGCCTGTCCGAAGATCATCCACTCGGCCCGCACCACGAAATCGGCTGGCGTTTCATAAGGCAGGCCTGGGGAAAAGGTTATGCGACCGAAAGCGCAAAAGCCGCGCTGACCCATGCTACCGGATACGCGGGAATAGCTGGGATCATCGCCTATACCAGCCCCGATAATTTTCGCTCCCGGGCCGTCATGTCGCGCCTTGGCCTGATCCGCGAACCATCGCGCGATTTCTCCATGCCCAATCATACGGACAGGGAATGGCGCGGGCTGGTCTGGGTCGCTCCCTGGAGCCGTCCGGTCCAAACGGAATAG
- the znuC gene encoding zinc ABC transporter ATP-binding protein ZnuC encodes MLHSARQGNDILVSLANAGVQRNGRWLVRGVEFSVSKGEIVTLIGPNGSGKSTSAKMAIGVMKPTEGEVSRIAGLRVGYVPQKLSVDWTMPLSVRRLMTVTGPLPAREIDAALNATGISHLANAEVQHLSGGEFQRALLARAIARKPDLLVLDEPVQGVDFSGEIALYDLIKNIRNSSNCGILLISHDLHVVMAETDTVICLNGHVCCRGTPQAVSQSPEYMRLFGGSAAKALAVYSHHHDHTHLPDGRVQHADGSVTDHCHPEDGHHHAHDHGHHHDDHGDECGCGHEHEHEHGEQAPSKHAQGERHV; translated from the coding sequence ATGCTTCATTCCGCCCGTCAGGGTAACGATATACTGGTTTCCCTTGCCAATGCCGGCGTGCAGCGCAATGGCCGCTGGCTGGTGCGCGGCGTGGAGTTTTCCGTCAGCAAGGGCGAGATCGTGACGCTGATCGGCCCGAACGGTTCCGGCAAATCCACAAGCGCGAAAATGGCGATCGGCGTAATGAAACCAACCGAGGGTGAAGTCTCGCGCATTGCCGGCCTGCGCGTCGGTTATGTGCCGCAGAAGCTTTCGGTGGACTGGACCATGCCGCTTTCGGTACGGCGGCTGATGACGGTGACCGGGCCGCTGCCCGCCCGCGAGATTGATGCGGCGTTGAATGCGACAGGCATCTCACATCTGGCGAACGCCGAAGTTCAACACCTTTCCGGCGGCGAGTTCCAGCGTGCGCTTCTCGCTCGCGCCATCGCCCGCAAGCCCGATCTTCTCGTGCTTGACGAGCCCGTGCAGGGTGTGGATTTCTCCGGCGAGATCGCACTCTACGATCTGATAAAAAATATCAGAAATTCAAGTAATTGCGGGATTCTGTTAATCTCCCATGACCTGCATGTGGTGATGGCGGAAACCGATACCGTGATCTGCCTGAATGGCCATGTCTGCTGCCGGGGAACACCGCAGGCGGTAAGCCAGAGCCCGGAATATATGCGGCTGTTCGGCGGTTCTGCCGCAAAGGCGCTTGCCGTCTACAGCCACCACCACGACCACACCCATCTGCCCGATGGCCGGGTGCAGCACGCGGATGGTTCGGTGACGGATCATTGCCATCCTGAAGACGGCCACCATCACGCCCATGATCATGGCCACCATCATGATGACCATGGCGACGAATGCGGTTGCGGCCATGAACATGAACATGAACATGGGGAGCAAGCGCCCTCGAAACACGCTCAGGGAGAACGGCATGTTTGA
- a CDS encoding LacI family transcriptional regulator: MNDTGKSGGGEAPATTGERPTLKTIAYMTGLGITTVSRALKDAPDIGAETKERVRLIARQIGYQPNRAGVRLRTGKTNVIALVLSVDEELMGFTSQMVFGITEILSTTQYHLVVTPHIHAKDSMVPIRYILETGSADGVIISKIEPNDPRVRFMTERNMPFVTHGRSDMGIEHAFHDFDNEAYAYEAVERLAQCGRKRIAVIMPPSRFSYHDHARKGFNRGIRDFGLTEFPIDVVTIETPLDKIRDYGQRLMQSDDRPDGIVSISGSSTIALLAGFEAAGVKIGKDIDIVSKQSAEFLNWIKPQIHTVNEDIKLAGRELAKALLARINGAPPETLQSVSEPVWSSMAPKP; the protein is encoded by the coding sequence ATGAACGATACTGGTAAATCCGGCGGGGGCGAAGCACCCGCGACGACGGGCGAGCGCCCGACCTTGAAGACCATCGCCTATATGACAGGTCTTGGCATCACCACAGTCTCGCGTGCATTGAAGGATGCGCCCGATATCGGCGCGGAGACCAAGGAGCGCGTGCGGCTGATCGCCCGGCAGATCGGCTACCAGCCCAACCGGGCCGGCGTGCGGCTTCGCACCGGCAAGACCAATGTCATCGCGCTGGTGCTGAGTGTCGACGAAGAGCTGATGGGTTTTACCAGCCAGATGGTGTTCGGCATCACCGAGATACTCTCCACCACGCAATATCACCTCGTTGTCACGCCACATATCCACGCCAAGGATTCCATGGTGCCGATCCGCTACATTCTCGAGACCGGCTCGGCGGATGGGGTCATCATTTCGAAGATCGAGCCGAACGATCCGCGCGTCCGTTTCATGACCGAGCGCAACATGCCCTTCGTCACCCATGGGCGGTCCGATATGGGCATCGAACATGCCTTTCACGATTTCGACAATGAGGCCTATGCCTACGAGGCAGTCGAGCGTCTGGCGCAATGCGGGCGCAAAAGGATTGCCGTGATCATGCCGCCATCGCGATTTTCCTACCACGATCATGCGCGCAAGGGGTTCAATCGCGGGATCAGGGATTTCGGCCTTACCGAATTTCCCATCGATGTCGTCACCATCGAGACGCCGCTCGACAAAATCCGCGATTACGGCCAGAGGCTGATGCAATCGGATGATCGCCCCGATGGCATCGTCTCTATCAGCGGCAGCAGCACCATCGCGCTGCTGGCGGGCTTCGAAGCGGCCGGTGTGAAGATCGGCAAGGATATCGATATCGTCTCGAAACAGTCGGCCGAGTTCCTGAACTGGATCAAGCCGCAAATCCATACCGTCAACGAGGATATCAAGCTGGCGGGCAGGGAGCTTGCGAAAGCCCTTCTGGCACGCATCAACGGCGCTCCGCCGGAAACCCTGCAGAGCGTCAGCGAGCCGGTCTGGTCTTCCATGGCGCCGAAGCCGTAA
- the znuA gene encoding zinc ABC transporter substrate-binding protein ZnuA — protein MKSILIPLMASVAIAAAASGATAAPDVVVSIKPIHSLVAAIMRGVGEPQLIVEGAASPHTYNLRPSNARKLEKADVVFWVGPGLEAFLEKPLEALASKATVVELEDAKGLEKLPFREGGPFEAHDHGEEGHEDHADGEAAHDHGHDHGDHDHGHGAYDTHLWLDPANAKAMAQTIETALIAADAGNAATYQANTKKLIDDLDALDTELAETVKPIKDKPFIVFHDAYQYFEHRYGVKTAGSITVSPETLPGADRVKQMQEKVRQLGATCVFAEPQFEPKLISVITEGTAAKSATLDPEAATLEPGPDLYFKLMRGIAGSLKDCLAQP, from the coding sequence ATGAAATCGATCCTGATCCCGCTCATGGCGTCGGTGGCAATAGCGGCCGCCGCTTCGGGCGCCACAGCCGCGCCCGATGTCGTGGTCTCGATCAAGCCCATACACTCGCTCGTGGCGGCCATCATGCGCGGTGTTGGTGAACCGCAGCTCATCGTTGAGGGTGCCGCCTCGCCACATACCTATAATCTGCGGCCCTCCAATGCCCGAAAGCTGGAAAAGGCGGATGTGGTGTTCTGGGTTGGGCCCGGGCTGGAAGCTTTCCTGGAAAAGCCGCTGGAGGCACTGGCCAGCAAAGCGACGGTGGTGGAACTGGAAGACGCCAAGGGGCTGGAAAAGCTGCCTTTCCGTGAAGGCGGCCCCTTCGAGGCGCATGACCACGGCGAAGAAGGTCATGAAGACCATGCGGATGGCGAGGCGGCACACGATCATGGCCATGACCACGGTGACCATGACCATGGGCACGGCGCCTATGATACCCATCTCTGGCTTGATCCCGCCAATGCCAAGGCCATGGCGCAGACGATCGAAACCGCACTGATTGCGGCCGATGCCGGAAATGCCGCGACCTATCAGGCCAACACCAAAAAGCTGATCGACGATCTCGATGCACTCGACACGGAACTGGCTGAAACGGTCAAGCCGATCAAGGACAAGCCTTTCATCGTCTTTCACGACGCCTATCAATATTTCGAGCATCGTTATGGCGTGAAGACGGCGGGGTCAATCACCGTCAGCCCCGAGACCCTGCCTGGTGCGGACCGCGTCAAGCAGATGCAGGAAAAGGTTCGCCAGCTAGGCGCAACCTGCGTTTTCGCCGAACCGCAATTCGAGCCGAAACTGATCTCGGTCATCACTGAAGGCACGGCGGCAAAGTCCGCGACGCTCGATCCGGAAGCGGCCACGCTGGAGCCCGGTCCAGACCTCTATTTCAAGCTGATGCGCGGCATTGCCGGCTCGCTGAAGGACTGCCTGGCCCAGCCGTGA
- the zur gene encoding zinc uptake transcriptional repressor Zur — protein MNAQTQQNLTKNQSLVMNALSNAHQPLSAYMILDKLRDDGFRAPLQVYRALEKLVEFGLVHRLESLNAFVACTHTQAECCSHHHGTVAFAICESCGQVTEFHDHEIDHRLERWVKDSKFKAEKTTIEIRGLCANCAS, from the coding sequence ATGAATGCGCAGACCCAGCAGAACCTCACCAAGAACCAGTCGCTGGTCATGAACGCCCTGTCAAACGCGCATCAGCCGCTCAGCGCCTATATGATCCTCGACAAGCTGCGGGATGACGGGTTCCGCGCGCCGCTGCAGGTGTACCGGGCGCTGGAAAAGCTGGTGGAATTTGGTCTCGTGCACCGGCTGGAAAGCCTCAACGCTTTCGTTGCCTGCACGCATACGCAGGCCGAGTGCTGCTCGCACCACCATGGCACCGTGGCGTTCGCCATCTGCGAATCCTGCGGGCAGGTGACCGAGTTCCATGATCACGAAATCGACCACCGTCTTGAGCGCTGGGTGAAGGACAGCAAGTTCAAGGCGGAAAAGACCACCATCGAGATTCGCGGTCTCTGCGCCAACTGCGCGTCATAG
- the dusA gene encoding tRNA dihydrouridine(20/20a) synthase DusA: MYRQALASGEKIFAVAPMIDWTDTRCRFLHRQLSKRALLFTEMIVADAIIHGQRDRLLGYHPQEHPVALQLGGSDPAKLAEAVRIAGDYGYDEINLNVGCPSDRVQSGTFGACLMREPEVVAQCVSAMKAVATVPVTVKCRIGVDDQEPETVLPDFLARVVAAGADAVWIHARKAWLQGLSPKENREVPPLDYDLVYRMKRENPDVFVGINGGIADLDQACDHLQHMDGVMLGRAAYHNTSILADVDHRIYGDEARQADWMGLRDAMMTYAADYIAAGGRLNHVTRHMVGLFQGMPGARRFRQILSSDATRPGAGTEVIEAAFAAIDFNPTKELAG; the protein is encoded by the coding sequence ATGTACAGACAAGCGCTTGCCAGCGGCGAAAAAATCTTCGCCGTGGCCCCCATGATCGACTGGACCGACACGAGGTGCAGATTTCTGCACCGGCAATTGTCGAAGCGCGCGCTGCTGTTTACCGAAATGATTGTTGCCGATGCCATCATCCATGGCCAGCGCGACAGGCTGCTCGGTTATCATCCGCAGGAACATCCCGTTGCGCTGCAGCTTGGTGGATCGGACCCGGCCAAGCTTGCCGAGGCGGTACGGATTGCCGGCGATTACGGCTATGACGAAATCAACCTCAATGTCGGCTGTCCATCGGATCGGGTGCAATCCGGCACCTTCGGCGCCTGCCTGATGCGCGAGCCCGAAGTCGTGGCGCAGTGCGTTTCGGCGATGAAGGCGGTTGCGACTGTGCCGGTGACTGTCAAATGCCGCATCGGGGTGGATGATCAGGAGCCGGAAACCGTGTTGCCGGATTTTCTGGCGCGTGTTGTCGCGGCCGGCGCGGATGCCGTGTGGATCCATGCGCGCAAGGCCTGGCTGCAGGGGCTCTCGCCGAAGGAAAACCGCGAGGTGCCGCCGCTCGATTATGATCTCGTCTATCGTATGAAGCGGGAAAATCCTGATGTCTTCGTCGGCATCAATGGTGGTATCGCCGATCTCGATCAGGCGTGTGACCATCTGCAACATATGGATGGCGTCATGCTCGGCCGCGCCGCCTATCACAACACCTCGATTCTCGCCGATGTCGATCACCGCATCTACGGTGACGAGGCCCGGCAAGCCGACTGGATGGGGTTGCGCGACGCGATGATGACCTATGCCGCCGATTATATCGCCGCGGGTGGGCGTCTCAACCACGTCACCCGCCATATGGTCGGTCTGTTTCAGGGCATGCCGGGCGCGCGCCGTTTCCGGCAAATTCTCTCCAGCGATGCCACCCGTCCGGGGGCAGGGACGGAGGTGATCGAGGCGGCTTTCGCAGCGATCGATTTCAACCCGACGAAGGAACTGGCGGGCTGA
- a CDS encoding gamma carbonic anhydrase family protein has protein sequence MPLYRLADRVPQTPAPDRYWVAPDANVIGSVTLGQDVGIWFGATLRGDNEPISVGRGTNIQEGAMVHSDPGFAATIGEMCTIGHHAIVHGCSIGDNSLIGMGATILNGAKIGRNCLVGANALVTEGKEFPDNSLIVGSPARAIRTLDDEAVAGLRRSAEKYIENWKRFSKDLAIIDG, from the coding sequence ATGCCGCTTTACCGCCTCGCCGACCGGGTGCCGCAAACCCCTGCCCCGGATCGTTACTGGGTCGCCCCCGATGCCAATGTCATCGGTTCGGTGACGCTCGGACAAGATGTCGGCATCTGGTTCGGCGCGACATTGCGCGGTGACAACGAGCCGATCAGCGTCGGGCGCGGCACCAATATTCAGGAAGGGGCGATGGTGCACAGCGATCCCGGCTTTGCCGCGACCATCGGCGAAATGTGCACCATCGGCCACCACGCCATCGTGCATGGCTGCAGCATCGGCGACAATTCGCTGATCGGCATGGGCGCAACGATCCTGAACGGCGCAAAGATCGGCCGCAACTGCCTCGTCGGCGCCAATGCGCTGGTGACGGAAGGCAAGGAATTTCCGGATAATTCGCTGATCGTCGGCTCGCCGGCGCGGGCCATCCGAACGCTGGATGACGAAGCCGTCGCCGGCCTGCGCCGTTCCGCGGAAAAATACATTGAGAACTGGAAGCGTTTTTCGAAAGATCTGGCGATTATCGACGGATGA